The DNA region TCGCTCCTGAAGGGGCCGACGAGCTGGCTCAAGCCGGTCGTCAGGTCCAGCTTCCCCACCGGTACGGCGTTGAAGAAGGGCGTCAAGTCACTGACGCTCGACGACCAGAACCGGCTGACGGTGCCACTGAACGACAAGGCCGACCGGATCGACCAGTCCGTGTGCACGGAGATGGCGGCCCAACTCCTGTTCACCCTCCAGGACCTGACGCCCACGGGCATCGACGAGGTGGAACTGCAGCGTTCGGACGGTACGCAGTCGTGCGTGCTCGGCGCCGGCAACGCCGAGGTCTACGTCGCGCACGGCCCGGCGAAGCGTGCCGAGTACGAGTACTTCATCGACGGTGAGAAGAGGCTCGTCCGGATAGCGAGCGCGGGCAGCGAGCAGGAGCCCGAGCCGGTGCCGGGTGCGCTCGGCGACGGTGACAAGGCGCTGCGGGCGGCCGCGGTCTCGCGGGACGAGGACACGGCGGCCGGGGTGTCGCTCGACGGGCGCTCGCTGTACGTCGGGTCGCTCGCGTCGGGCGGTTCGCTCGGGGAGCCCGTGCTGCGCAGCAAGGCCAAGTCGGAGGACGACGGGCTGACGACGCCCAGTTGGGACACGAGCCGGAACCTGTGGGTGGCCGACCGTGACCCGAAGAGCTCCAGGCTGCTTCTGCTCGCGAAGGGCGCGGGTGAGCCTCTGGTGGTCACGACGCCCGGGCTCGAAGGGCGGATCGAGGCGGTGCGGGTGGCCGCCGACGGTGTGCGGATCGCGCTGATCGTGCGGAAGGACGACAGGACGACGCTGCTCATGGGGCGGATCGAGCGGCAGAACGGATCGGACGGGAAGCCGTCCGTCTCCATCCATGAGCTGCGGTCCGTGGCACCGCAGTTGGAGGAGGTCACCGCCATGTCCTGGGCCGGCGACAGCCGTCTGGTCGTGGTCGGACGCGAGGCCCGGGTCGTGCAGCAGATCCAGTACGTCCAGGTCGACGGCTCCACGCCGGTCGGCCCGGCACCCGCCGCGCTCACCGGTGTGAAGGAGATCGCCGCCTCCGAGGACGAACGGCTGCCCCTGGTGGCCCACTCGGAGGACGGGATCGTGCGGCTCTCGTCCGGGTCCCAGTGGCAGACGGTGGTCAAGACGGGGATGGCGCCGGTCTATCCGGGGTGAGCCCCGGCCTTGCCCGGACTGGCCGGTTTGCCTTCGCCCTCTGAGCGCCTCACTCGTGTGGGTGACAACGTCCTTGTGGTTGCGCGGAGTTGTCCACAGGGAGTTGTCCACAGGGGTGGCCGGGGCGCTCGGGCGTTGGCACAGTGGTGGGCATGCGGGGGTGGTGGCAGGACCTCACCGACCTGGTGCTGCCGGCCGAGTGCGGAGGCTGTGGGAGGCCTCGCACGGTGCTCTGCCCGGAGTGCCGTGCCGCCCTGACGGGGGCCGTACCGAGCCGGGTGCGACCGGAGCCGGAACCACCGGGGCTGCCGGTGGTGCACGCGGCGGCTCCGTACGAGGACGAGGTGCGCGCGGTGCTCCTCGCCCACAAGGAACGGGGTGCGCTGATGCTCGCGGGGCCTCTGGGAGCGGCGCTGGCTGGGGCCGTGCGGGCGGGGCTCGCGACCGGCGGCGGGAGCGGGGCCGCGGGGCTCGTGCCCGGCGGACCTGGCGGAGTGGTCGGCTCAGAGGCGTCCGTGGTGCTCGTTCCCGTGCCGTCCGCGCCCTGGGCGGTCCGGGCGCGGGGGCACGACCCGGCACGGCGGATCGCGCTCGCCGCGGCGGGTGAGCTGCGGCGTACGGGGACACCTGCCCGGGTACTCGCCGTACTGCGGCAGCGGCGTGCCGTGGC from Streptomyces sp. NBC_00258 includes:
- a CDS encoding ComF family protein is translated as MRGWWQDLTDLVLPAECGGCGRPRTVLCPECRAALTGAVPSRVRPEPEPPGLPVVHAAAPYEDEVRAVLLAHKERGALMLAGPLGAALAGAVRAGLATGGGSGAAGLVPGGPGGVVGSEASVVLVPVPSAPWAVRARGHDPARRIALAAAGELRRTGTPARVLAVLRQRRAVADQSGLNSRQRLDNLAGALEVPAGGARLLAGGGRVVLVDDLMTTGASLTEAARALRAVLVARTGPYGRVTPKVTGEGMSQATATGVGRPEAVREMRGTNGAEGMLAAAVVAATPASFEINRN
- a CDS encoding LpqB family beta-propeller domain-containing protein, coding for MGADRDRGGRRRPVRLVAYGVCGALLLTGCASMPDGGDLRGVEASQRPDPQVRVFAMPPRENARPEEIVQGFLEALTSDDPGFETARKYLTGEASKEWRPNQSTTVLADGPNTAAEHSGSREATGDYAYSLTGTRVAKVDSQFAYEPAAGTYSEFVHLTKQKEKDGSKQWRIDELPQGLVMGKSDFQRNYVSVNKYYFASNTSGGADKRLGAVADPVYVREQVDPVTQMVRSLLKGPTSWLKPVVRSSFPTGTALKKGVKSLTLDDQNRLTVPLNDKADRIDQSVCTEMAAQLLFTLQDLTPTGIDEVELQRSDGTQSCVLGAGNAEVYVAHGPAKRAEYEYFIDGEKRLVRIASAGSEQEPEPVPGALGDGDKALRAAAVSRDEDTAAGVSLDGRSLYVGSLASGGSLGEPVLRSKAKSEDDGLTTPSWDTSRNLWVADRDPKSSRLLLLAKGAGEPLVVTTPGLEGRIEAVRVAADGVRIALIVRKDDRTTLLMGRIERQNGSDGKPSVSIHELRSVAPQLEEVTAMSWAGDSRLVVVGREARVVQQIQYVQVDGSTPVGPAPAALTGVKEIAASEDERLPLVAHSEDGIVRLSSGSQWQTVVKTGMAPVYPG